A region of Streptomyces sp. NBC_01750 DNA encodes the following proteins:
- a CDS encoding purine-cytosine permease family protein: MSDSPALTEVEQYGVERIPDADRTAKPLDLFRVAFGGANTFATCVLGAFPILFGLSFWQGLAATVLGLITGAIILAPLAVFGPRNGTNNAVSSSAHLGVHGRIVGSFLSLLTAVAFFSISVWSSGDALVGGAHRLMGVPQNDGVFALAYGIFALLVLAVCVYGFRFMLFVNKIAVVAASTLFVLGLFAFAGDFDPGYQGTFQSVSSAGFWPAFIGSALIVLSNPVSFGAFLGDWARYIPANTPSRKVVTAAFASQIATILPFFFGLATASIIAEKAAKYMDPSAPNYVGGLLAVSPGWYFLPVCLLALIGGMSTGTTSLYGTGLDFSSVFTRFSRVQATVFVGVLSVGFIFVGRFAANLSQSISTFATLIITCTAPWMVIMMLGYLTRRGWYDPDSLQVFNRRQRGGRYWFSHGWNWRGMGAWLASAVLALMFVNLPGQFVGPLGDLAGGVDLSLPVGLGIAALLHLSLLWLFPEPREAYGPEGPRLVRTSDTPMTPITTEAGVPVDVVAETA, encoded by the coding sequence TTGAGTGACTCCCCCGCTCTGACCGAGGTCGAGCAGTACGGTGTGGAACGCATTCCCGACGCGGACCGCACCGCGAAGCCACTCGACCTGTTCAGGGTCGCGTTCGGCGGCGCCAACACCTTCGCCACCTGCGTGCTCGGCGCCTTCCCGATCCTCTTCGGGCTGTCCTTCTGGCAGGGCCTCGCGGCGACCGTGCTCGGCCTGATCACGGGCGCGATAATCCTCGCGCCGCTGGCGGTGTTCGGCCCGCGCAACGGCACCAACAACGCGGTCTCGTCCTCGGCCCATCTGGGTGTCCACGGGCGGATCGTCGGCTCCTTCTTGTCGCTGCTCACCGCCGTCGCGTTCTTCTCCATCTCGGTGTGGTCCTCCGGTGACGCGCTCGTCGGCGGCGCGCACCGGCTGATGGGCGTACCGCAGAACGACGGCGTGTTCGCTCTCGCGTACGGCATCTTCGCGCTGCTGGTGCTGGCGGTGTGCGTGTACGGCTTCCGGTTCATGCTCTTCGTTAACAAGATCGCGGTGGTGGCGGCCTCGACGCTGTTCGTCCTTGGCCTCTTCGCCTTCGCCGGGGACTTCGACCCGGGCTACCAGGGCACGTTCCAGTCCGTGTCCTCTGCGGGGTTCTGGCCCGCGTTCATCGGCTCGGCGCTGATCGTGCTGTCCAACCCGGTGTCCTTCGGTGCCTTCCTCGGCGACTGGGCCCGCTACATCCCGGCCAATACCCCGAGCCGCAAGGTCGTGACGGCGGCGTTCGCCTCGCAGATCGCCACGATTCTGCCGTTCTTCTTCGGCCTGGCCACCGCCTCGATCATCGCGGAGAAGGCGGCGAAGTACATGGACCCGAGCGCCCCGAACTACGTGGGCGGCCTGCTGGCGGTCTCGCCCGGCTGGTACTTCCTGCCGGTGTGCCTGCTCGCGCTCATCGGCGGCATGTCCACGGGCACCACCTCGCTCTACGGCACCGGCCTTGACTTCTCCAGCGTGTTCACCCGGTTCAGCCGGGTACAGGCAACGGTGTTCGTCGGCGTGCTCTCGGTCGGGTTCATCTTCGTCGGCCGCTTCGCCGCCAACCTCTCGCAGTCCATCTCCACCTTCGCGACGCTGATCATCACCTGCACCGCCCCCTGGATGGTGATCATGATGCTCGGCTATCTGACCCGTCGCGGCTGGTACGACCCGGATTCGCTCCAGGTGTTCAACCGGCGCCAGCGCGGCGGCCGCTACTGGTTCAGCCACGGCTGGAACTGGCGCGGCATGGGCGCCTGGCTGGCCTCCGCGGTCCTCGCCCTGATGTTCGTCAACCTGCCGGGGCAGTTCGTCGGCCCGCTCGGCGACCTGGCCGGTGGCGTCGACCTCTCGCTCCCGGTCGGCCTGGGCATCGCCGCCCTCCTCCACCTGTCGTTGCTGTGGCTCTTCCCCGAGCCGCGTGAGGCCTACGGGCCCGAGGGGCCGCGCCTGGTCCGCACCTCGGACACGCCCATGACGCCGATCACGACGGAGGCCGGAGTGCCCGTCGACGTGGTCGCGGAAACGGCCTGA
- the speB gene encoding agmatinase, with protein sequence MNEPRGPVDSSRIPRFAGPATFARLPRLDEVARADVAVVGVPFDAGVSYRPGARFGPAAVREASRLLRPYNPGLDVSPFATQQVADAGDIAVNPFNIDEAIETIEDAASSLQADGTRLVTIGGDHTIALPLLRSVAKKHGPVAVLHFDAHLDTWDTYFGAEYTHGTPFRRAVEEGILDTEALSHVGTRGPLYGKQDLTDDEKLGFGIVTSADVYRRGADEVADQLRQRIGDRPLYISIDIDCLDPAHAPGTGTPEAGGLTSRELLEILRGLAGSRLVGADVVEVAPAYDHAEITSVAASHVAYDLISLLALKEDS encoded by the coding sequence ATGAACGAACCCCGAGGGCCTGTCGACTCCTCCCGGATCCCGCGCTTCGCGGGGCCTGCCACCTTCGCCCGGCTGCCGCGCCTCGACGAGGTGGCCCGCGCCGACGTGGCCGTGGTCGGCGTCCCGTTCGACGCCGGTGTCTCCTACCGGCCCGGCGCCCGCTTCGGACCCGCTGCCGTCCGCGAGGCCAGCAGACTGCTGCGCCCCTACAACCCGGGGCTCGATGTGTCGCCGTTCGCCACCCAGCAGGTGGCCGACGCCGGAGACATCGCTGTCAACCCCTTCAACATCGACGAGGCCATCGAGACCATCGAGGACGCCGCGAGTAGCCTGCAGGCCGACGGCACCCGCCTGGTCACCATAGGCGGTGACCACACCATCGCTCTGCCGCTGCTGCGCTCGGTGGCAAAGAAGCACGGCCCGGTCGCAGTGCTGCACTTCGACGCGCACCTGGACACCTGGGACACGTACTTCGGCGCCGAGTACACGCACGGCACCCCGTTCCGCCGGGCCGTGGAGGAGGGCATCCTCGACACCGAGGCGCTCTCCCACGTCGGCACCCGCGGCCCGCTGTACGGCAAGCAGGACCTCACCGACGACGAGAAGCTGGGCTTCGGCATCGTGACCTCGGCCGACGTCTACCGGCGTGGCGCCGACGAGGTCGCCGACCAGCTGCGCCAGCGCATCGGCGACCGCCCTCTCTACATCTCCATCGACATCGACTGCCTCGACCCGGCCCACGCCCCCGGCACCGGAACCCCCGAGGCCGGCGGCCTGACCTCCCGCGAGCTTCTCGAGATCCTGCGCGGCCTGGCCGGGAGCCGCCTGGTCGGCGCGGACGTCGTGGAGGTCGCGCCCGCGTACGACCACGCCGAGATCACCTCGGTCGCGGCCTCGCACGTCGCCTACGACCTGATCAGCCTGCTCGCTCTCAAGGAGGACAGTTGA
- a CDS encoding PucR family transcriptional regulator, with protein MADNKERVTVGDLLQHPALQLRLLAGAAGLHRSVSWAHVSELDDPTPWLLGDEMIMTTGLAVPRSAAGQRAYLDRLDDAGVAALAVSARLHMPPLRQAFFAAAERRGMPVLEVPLAVPFIAVAREVAAALQEDAAHRLGAQLQVFGALRWLTSENLDTATLFTRLEKLSGYAIFLCTMQGRPLLPGVPAPDPAVVPGSADAPPAIPGGFAIPVPSPGGAAGFLVAFEREDARPAGLAVVQHIATVAALLLAAVRTEREALRREGAEFLAELLQDALDPAVAQRHLKRHSIKGEIALAVVRGVTEDAVLRALEDQPYLLLNRGEDRYLLGSPLLGDRVAVLPGVAAGMSRPFGPGASLRVAQREARWSASHAAASGRALVRYGEDTTGRWLPDDPAALTALVEHVLGEALRYDAGHGSRLLPSVRTWMERDRRTDEAAAALHIHPNTLSYRLRRFGEVTGRDMSTTGAFAEVWLAIRAAAELGLLD; from the coding sequence GTGGCTGACAACAAAGAGCGGGTGACCGTCGGGGACCTGCTGCAGCACCCGGCGCTGCAGCTGCGCCTGCTCGCGGGCGCCGCCGGCCTGCACCGTTCCGTCTCCTGGGCCCATGTCAGCGAGCTGGACGACCCCACACCCTGGCTGCTCGGCGACGAGATGATCATGACGACCGGACTCGCCGTGCCCCGTTCGGCCGCCGGACAGCGGGCTTATCTGGACCGGCTCGACGACGCCGGAGTCGCCGCCCTCGCCGTCTCGGCCCGGCTGCACATGCCCCCGCTGCGCCAGGCGTTCTTCGCCGCGGCGGAGAGGCGGGGCATGCCGGTCCTCGAGGTTCCGCTGGCCGTGCCGTTCATCGCGGTGGCGCGGGAGGTCGCCGCCGCCCTCCAGGAGGACGCCGCCCACCGGCTCGGCGCGCAGCTCCAGGTCTTCGGCGCGTTGCGCTGGCTGACCTCGGAGAACCTGGACACCGCGACGCTCTTCACACGCCTGGAGAAGTTGTCCGGATACGCCATCTTTCTGTGCACCATGCAGGGCCGCCCCCTGCTGCCCGGCGTCCCCGCCCCCGATCCGGCCGTTGTCCCCGGCTCGGCGGACGCCCCGCCGGCCATCCCCGGCGGATTCGCCATCCCGGTGCCCTCGCCCGGTGGCGCGGCAGGCTTCCTCGTCGCGTTCGAGCGTGAAGACGCGCGCCCGGCCGGGCTGGCCGTCGTGCAGCACATCGCCACCGTTGCAGCGCTCCTCCTCGCCGCGGTCCGCACCGAACGCGAGGCGCTGCGCAGAGAAGGCGCCGAGTTCCTCGCCGAACTGCTCCAGGACGCTCTCGACCCGGCGGTTGCCCAGCGCCACCTGAAGCGGCACTCCATCAAGGGCGAGATCGCCCTGGCGGTGGTCAGGGGCGTCACCGAGGACGCCGTCCTACGGGCCCTGGAGGATCAGCCGTACCTCTTGCTCAATCGCGGCGAGGACCGCTACCTCCTCGGTTCCCCCCTCCTCGGCGACCGGGTCGCGGTCCTCCCCGGCGTCGCCGCCGGGATGAGCCGCCCCTTCGGCCCGGGTGCCTCGCTGCGGGTCGCGCAGCGTGAGGCCCGGTGGTCGGCCTCCCACGCCGCCGCGTCCGGCCGCGCCCTCGTCCGGTACGGGGAGGACACCACCGGCCGCTGGCTGCCCGACGATCCGGCCGCGCTGACCGCCCTCGTCGAGCACGTTCTGGGCGAGGCGCTGCGTTACGACGCCGGTCACGGCTCCCGCCTCCTGCCGTCGGTGCGCACCTGGATGGAACGTGACCGCCGTACGGACGAGGCCGCCGCGGCCCTCCACATCCACCCCAACACGCTCTCCTACCGCCTGCGCCGCTTCGGCGAGGTCACTGGCCGCGACATGTCCACCACCGGCGCGTTCGCCGAGGTCTGGCTGGCGATCCGGGCCGCTGCGGAACTCGGGCTGCTCGACTGA
- a CDS encoding L,D-transpeptidase, with protein sequence MGHTRRRGVVALGITALVTPLTLAMGSTTAQAASCTTQTGVYQKQVEKFLGRPVDGKQSAADCKAIQAFQTKHSISPNVGLAGPVTWGVMDLMTRQKAVGNNPNKSGKCPTNKGRIACVDLTLQLSWIQDGKKLAYGPVAVRTGRNGHETRTGLKKISWRDIDHVSSLYNVPMPYSQFFDGGQAFHSVGISVWAPPGSHGCVNMTKSDAAKYWSMLRKGDDVFVYGRKPGT encoded by the coding sequence GTGGGGCACACACGCCGACGAGGAGTCGTCGCACTCGGGATCACCGCGCTGGTGACCCCACTCACTCTGGCCATGGGAAGCACGACCGCTCAGGCGGCCTCGTGCACGACGCAGACCGGGGTGTACCAGAAGCAGGTCGAGAAGTTCCTCGGCCGCCCGGTGGACGGAAAGCAGTCGGCCGCCGACTGCAAGGCGATCCAGGCCTTCCAGACGAAGCACTCGATCAGCCCGAACGTGGGGCTGGCAGGCCCCGTCACCTGGGGCGTCATGGATCTCATGACCAGGCAGAAGGCCGTCGGGAACAACCCGAACAAGTCCGGCAAGTGCCCCACGAACAAGGGCCGTATCGCCTGCGTCGACCTGACGCTCCAGCTGAGCTGGATCCAGGACGGCAAGAAGTTGGCGTACGGACCAGTCGCGGTACGTACCGGACGTAACGGACACGAGACGCGGACCGGCCTGAAGAAGATCTCCTGGCGGGACATCGACCACGTGTCCAGCCTCTACAACGTGCCGATGCCGTACAGCCAGTTCTTCGACGGCGGCCAGGCCTTCCACTCCGTCGGCATCAGCGTCTGGGCGCCGCCCGGCTCGCACGGGTGCGTGAACATGACCAAGAGCGACGCCGCCAAGTACTGGAGCATGCTCCGCAAGGGCGACGACGTCTTCGTCTACGGCCGCAAGCCCGGAACCTGA
- a CDS encoding glycoside hydrolase family 26 protein, whose translation MRITTPRMLALLCAALLSWYTFQVAPDLADRERRAAAARADAALPPTTVLPEDNPTPDRPGTQAPRVSFPAAEKAFIGVFTSAGTHNFTEGAEFTRQTRHRPQVYEFSADWATDHFEAKAINRVARRGMLPMIAWEPWDHTAEAEEPTLRGEQPDYRLSRIIHGSFDPYIRSWALGIKSLHYPVAIRFAHEMNGYWYPWCEQSNSNRRGEYVRAWRHVHKIFDAVGARNAVWVWSPNVSYTNSTPLTRLYPGDAYVDWVGLSGYYGTVGKENYQSFDHLFGPTRTELRRFTRKPLVITELGATDAAGRKAEWITDMFRALPRHRDIIGIIWYQAVKEIDWRVGTSHASSAAFAAGASASRYQQPWGPGMTPRFR comes from the coding sequence GTGAGGATCACCACGCCACGGATGCTCGCGCTGCTGTGTGCCGCTCTGCTGTCCTGGTACACCTTCCAGGTGGCTCCGGATCTGGCGGACCGCGAACGCCGCGCGGCAGCGGCACGCGCCGACGCCGCGCTGCCCCCAACGACCGTACTGCCGGAGGACAACCCCACTCCGGACCGCCCCGGCACACAGGCGCCCCGGGTCTCCTTCCCCGCCGCGGAAAAGGCATTCATCGGCGTCTTCACGTCCGCGGGCACCCACAACTTCACTGAGGGGGCCGAGTTCACCCGGCAGACCCGGCACCGCCCGCAGGTGTACGAGTTCTCGGCCGACTGGGCGACCGATCACTTCGAGGCCAAGGCCATCAACCGTGTTGCCAGGCGAGGCATGCTGCCCATGATCGCCTGGGAGCCGTGGGACCACACAGCCGAGGCCGAGGAACCCACTCTGCGTGGAGAGCAACCCGATTACCGGCTGTCGAGGATCATCCACGGCTCCTTCGATCCGTACATACGGTCATGGGCACTGGGCATCAAGTCGCTCCACTACCCGGTGGCCATCCGCTTCGCTCACGAGATGAACGGCTACTGGTACCCCTGGTGCGAGCAGTCCAACAGCAACCGCCGTGGGGAGTACGTCCGGGCATGGCGTCATGTGCACAAGATCTTCGACGCGGTGGGAGCACGTAATGCCGTGTGGGTATGGAGCCCCAACGTCAGCTACACGAACTCCACACCGCTAACCCGGCTCTACCCGGGAGACGCCTACGTGGACTGGGTGGGCCTGTCCGGCTACTACGGCACCGTGGGCAAGGAGAACTACCAGTCGTTCGACCACCTCTTCGGTCCGACGAGGACCGAACTGCGCCGCTTCACCCGCAAGCCGCTCGTCATCACCGAACTCGGCGCCACGGACGCCGCCGGGCGGAAAGCAGAGTGGATCACCGACATGTTCCGTGCGCTGCCGCGCCACCGCGACATCATCGGCATCATCTGGTACCAGGCGGTGAAGGAGATCGACTGGCGCGTGGGCACGTCCCACGCATCCTCGGCCGCCTTCGCGGCCGGGGCCTCGGCGAGCCGGTACCAGCAGCCGTGGGGGCCGGGTATGACGCCACGCTTTCGGTGA
- a CDS encoding glycosyltransferase family 2 protein codes for MLRPGHRVSLTVVTAATALADIVFIGWLLLPEHVPGPGVTGVGNGWLFLARLGFCLVIAVETIKVVQAVAIWVFAFRAKDPIPMVPPQGLRVAMLTTIVPSKEPIAVVQRTLRAMLEVARWDCGVDVWILDEGNDPTVRQMAARLGVHHFSRKDRPEYNQQSGPFRARTKSGNHNAWRAEHENEYDVVAQMDPDHVPLPCFLERTLGYFHDPDTAFVVAPQVYGNAYDNWVAHGASVQQYLFSSIIERGGNGLDAPLLIGTNHVYRVAAWRQIGGYQDSIIEDHLTSMRVHGTLNPATGHGWKGVYTPDVVAIGEGPTTWTDYFNQQRRWAYGIWEIKLNPRLRQGIRLRPRQRLLYDMVQFYYPSVAMSLALGTFATALYMLLGVSSIQLPGLPWFLLWSAGMGGSFTLWLWLRRFNLAEHERREIGMAGILLSLFAGPVYIAAAATALLRRPLAYVVTAKGELRSSESLRTFRLHLLWTLLAGGLLTVSFLHNHDYTGMRIWTLLALAAGSAPPLLALAQGVSTRLRTARADR; via the coding sequence GTGCTGCGACCGGGCCACCGGGTGTCGCTCACCGTTGTGACCGCCGCCACCGCGCTGGCCGACATCGTCTTCATCGGCTGGCTGCTGCTGCCCGAGCATGTGCCCGGGCCCGGGGTGACCGGCGTCGGTAACGGCTGGCTGTTCCTGGCCCGGCTCGGATTCTGCTTGGTCATCGCGGTCGAGACGATCAAAGTAGTACAGGCGGTGGCGATCTGGGTGTTCGCCTTCCGGGCGAAGGACCCCATCCCCATGGTGCCGCCCCAAGGGCTGCGGGTCGCCATGCTGACCACCATCGTGCCGTCCAAAGAGCCGATTGCCGTCGTACAGCGGACGCTGCGAGCCATGCTGGAGGTGGCGCGTTGGGACTGCGGCGTGGACGTCTGGATCCTGGACGAGGGAAACGACCCGACCGTACGGCAGATGGCCGCGCGCCTGGGAGTCCACCACTTCAGCCGCAAGGACCGGCCGGAGTACAACCAGCAGTCCGGCCCGTTCCGGGCGCGCACCAAGTCCGGAAACCACAATGCCTGGCGCGCCGAGCACGAGAACGAGTACGACGTGGTCGCCCAGATGGACCCGGACCACGTACCGCTGCCCTGCTTCCTGGAGAGGACCCTGGGCTACTTCCACGACCCGGACACCGCGTTTGTCGTCGCTCCCCAGGTGTACGGCAACGCCTACGACAACTGGGTCGCCCATGGCGCCTCGGTGCAGCAGTACCTGTTCAGCAGCATCATCGAGCGGGGCGGCAACGGTCTGGACGCCCCCTTGCTGATCGGCACCAATCACGTCTACCGGGTTGCCGCATGGCGGCAGATCGGCGGCTACCAGGACTCGATCATCGAGGACCATCTGACGAGCATGAGGGTCCACGGCACGCTCAATCCCGCCACCGGACACGGCTGGAAAGGGGTCTACACCCCCGACGTCGTGGCCATAGGCGAGGGCCCGACGACCTGGACCGACTACTTCAACCAGCAGAGGCGCTGGGCCTATGGCATCTGGGAGATCAAACTCAACCCGCGGCTGAGGCAGGGCATCCGGCTCCGGCCCCGCCAGCGGCTGCTGTACGACATGGTCCAGTTCTACTATCCGAGCGTCGCCATGAGCCTCGCCCTCGGCACCTTCGCCACCGCCCTCTACATGCTTCTCGGGGTCTCGTCCATCCAACTGCCCGGACTGCCCTGGTTCCTGCTGTGGTCGGCGGGCATGGGCGGCTCATTCACCCTGTGGCTCTGGCTGCGCCGATTCAACCTCGCCGAGCACGAGAGGCGGGAGATCGGCATGGCGGGGATCCTGCTGTCGCTCTTCGCCGGGCCTGTCTACATCGCGGCCGCGGCGACCGCCCTGCTGCGCCGGCCGCTGGCGTACGTCGTCACCGCCAAGGGCGAGCTGCGCAGCTCGGAGTCGTTGCGTACCTTCCGGCTGCATCTGTTGTGGACCCTGCTGGCCGGAGGTCTGCTGACCGTCAGCTTCCTCCACAACCATGACTACACCGGTATGCGGATCTGGACGCTGCTGGCCCTTGCGGCCGGCTCGGCCCCGCCACTGCTGGCCCTGGCCCAAGGTGTCTCCACGCGCTTGCGCACCGCGAGGGCCGACCGGTGA
- a CDS encoding serine/threonine-protein kinase has product MEPLGPDDPTVVGPYRLVAQLGSGGMGRVYLGYSPGGRQVAIKVIRPEYAQEPAFRQRFAREVIASRAVSGFFTAGVVDADPEGRLPWLATAYIPGPSLQQAVQKSGPLPDRSVRALGAALVEALTAIHGAALIHRDLKPANVLLAQDGPRVIDFGISRLAEHSGLTLTGTTIGSPGYMSPEQIQALPIEPSSDVFSLGSVLAYAATGAGPFGEASVPALLYRVVNEEPDLRAVPAGLRELISWCLAKKPADRPSLPALMPALTGGRSPAELLATGWLPKAWQGEDTTSTPPLPDLPTSTTARHTPFPLPVPEQPQSPPESLRERPVSRRRLLFAAAGALGTGGLAAATWAITRDGKSAAPGSLLWRFTTTGTVLSYPRAAGDLVYAASNDGTLYALTVADGLQRWKYTTAAAIGSAPTVLGGSVYLGSDDRTLYAFDARSGTIRWRFTTGGIVHTPVVTGGIAYVGSADRRLYAVDTATGKRRWAFTADNDTHSPAVSGETVYVGCSDTNLYAVSANTGEKQWAFTTRGAVSGIPSAAGGLVYFGSTDGNLYAVDADTGKQVWRFEGASVGSNPAIAKGIVYVGGGKTLHALDANTGKRRWEFTATGDIHAPATAGAVVYVGSDDTKLYALNATTGKQLWAYSASAPVHAPAVAQDTVYFGSDDSTLYAVRI; this is encoded by the coding sequence TTGGAACCACTGGGGCCTGACGACCCCACCGTCGTGGGGCCGTACCGGCTGGTCGCCCAGTTGGGCAGTGGCGGCATGGGCCGGGTCTACCTCGGGTACTCACCGGGTGGCCGACAGGTCGCGATCAAGGTCATCCGTCCGGAGTACGCACAGGAGCCCGCCTTCCGGCAGCGCTTCGCGCGCGAGGTGATCGCCTCGCGCGCCGTGAGCGGGTTCTTCACGGCCGGGGTGGTCGATGCGGACCCCGAAGGTCGCCTGCCATGGCTCGCGACGGCGTACATTCCCGGCCCCTCACTACAGCAAGCGGTGCAGAAGAGCGGCCCCTTGCCGGACCGGTCCGTGCGAGCGCTCGGAGCCGCGCTGGTGGAAGCGCTGACGGCAATTCATGGTGCGGCTCTGATCCACCGGGATCTCAAGCCCGCAAATGTGCTCCTGGCCCAGGACGGGCCGCGTGTGATCGACTTCGGGATCTCCCGGCTCGCCGAGCACAGCGGACTGACGCTCACCGGTACCACGATCGGGTCTCCGGGCTATATGTCGCCCGAGCAGATTCAGGCACTCCCGATCGAGCCCTCGTCCGACGTGTTCTCGCTCGGCTCGGTTCTGGCCTACGCCGCGACGGGCGCGGGCCCCTTCGGTGAAGCGTCCGTACCGGCGCTGCTGTATCGCGTGGTGAACGAGGAGCCCGATCTCCGGGCGGTACCGGCCGGGTTGCGCGAGCTGATCAGCTGGTGCCTGGCGAAGAAGCCGGCCGACCGCCCGTCACTACCGGCGCTGATGCCCGCTCTGACCGGCGGCCGGTCACCGGCGGAACTGCTCGCCACAGGCTGGCTGCCGAAGGCCTGGCAGGGCGAAGACACCACATCGACGCCCCCTCTCCCGGACCTGCCCACCTCAACTACCGCGCGGCACACCCCCTTCCCCCTCCCCGTGCCTGAGCAGCCACAGAGTCCGCCGGAGTCACTGCGAGAGCGGCCGGTCAGCCGTCGCCGACTGCTGTTCGCCGCAGCCGGCGCCCTGGGGACCGGCGGGTTGGCAGCTGCCACCTGGGCGATAACGCGGGACGGCAAGTCGGCCGCCCCGGGGTCGCTGCTCTGGCGATTCACCACCACCGGCACCGTCCTGTCCTACCCGAGGGCGGCCGGGGATCTGGTCTACGCGGCGAGCAACGACGGCACGCTGTACGCGCTGACCGTCGCCGACGGGCTGCAGCGGTGGAAGTACACAACCGCCGCAGCCATCGGCTCGGCACCTACGGTGCTGGGCGGCAGCGTGTACCTCGGCAGCGACGACCGCACCCTGTACGCCTTCGACGCGCGCTCGGGAACGATCCGTTGGCGGTTCACCACCGGAGGCATCGTCCATACCCCGGTTGTGACAGGGGGCATCGCATACGTCGGCAGCGCGGACCGTCGGCTGTACGCCGTGGACACGGCCACCGGAAAGCGCCGGTGGGCCTTCACGGCGGACAACGACACCCACTCCCCCGCCGTGTCCGGCGAAACGGTGTACGTCGGCTGCAGCGATACCAACCTCTACGCGGTGAGCGCGAACACGGGCGAGAAACAGTGGGCGTTCACCACACGCGGAGCGGTGTCCGGCATCCCTTCCGCAGCGGGCGGCCTCGTCTACTTCGGCAGCACCGATGGAAACCTCTACGCGGTCGACGCAGACACAGGGAAGCAGGTCTGGCGGTTCGAGGGTGCCTCCGTGGGATCCAACCCGGCGATCGCCAAGGGAATCGTGTACGTGGGAGGCGGCAAGACGCTGCACGCACTGGACGCCAACACCGGTAAGCGCAGATGGGAGTTCACGGCCACAGGAGACATCCACGCTCCGGCAACAGCTGGAGCGGTGGTGTACGTGGGGAGCGACGACACCAAGCTCTACGCGCTGAACGCTACGACAGGAAAGCAGCTTTGGGCCTACTCCGCCTCCGCTCCGGTGCACGCGCCGGCTGTCGCCCAGGACACGGTGTATTTCGGCAGCGACGACAGCACCCTGTACGCCGTTCGTATTTGA
- a CDS encoding DUF427 domain-containing protein, whose product MIDYPGMIVPVNHVEPVPRRIRAVLAGETVLDTTRARYVWEWSNYPQYYIPADDIRPDLLTSEDRTQHSSRGTVEVYGLRLGEVHRPRAAKVLHDSPIDGLSGTVRFDWAAVDAWFEEDEQVFVHPRNPYARVDALRSTRPVRVELEGIVLAEAASPVMVFETGLPTRYYLDRSQIDFGHLIATDTVTACPYKGTTSGYWSIRIGEQVHRDLAWAYDFPTRQLLPIAGLVAFYNERVDLFVDGQLLERPTTSFFRSRD is encoded by the coding sequence ATGATCGACTATCCAGGGATGATCGTGCCGGTCAACCACGTGGAACCGGTACCCCGGCGAATCCGGGCCGTCCTGGCCGGGGAGACCGTCCTTGATACCACCCGGGCGCGGTATGTCTGGGAGTGGAGCAATTACCCGCAGTACTACATCCCCGCCGACGACATCCGTCCTGATCTGCTGACGAGCGAGGACCGTACCCAGCACAGCAGCCGCGGCACGGTCGAGGTGTACGGGCTCCGACTCGGCGAAGTCCACCGGCCACGCGCGGCGAAGGTGCTCCACGACTCCCCCATCGACGGATTGAGCGGAACCGTCCGCTTCGACTGGGCCGCCGTGGACGCATGGTTCGAGGAAGACGAACAGGTCTTCGTCCACCCCCGCAACCCGTATGCCCGTGTCGACGCACTGCGCTCGACACGGCCGGTCCGCGTCGAGCTCGAAGGCATCGTCCTCGCCGAGGCCGCCTCGCCGGTGATGGTCTTCGAGACGGGGTTGCCGACCCGGTACTACCTGGACCGGAGCCAGATCGACTTCGGGCATCTGATCGCGACCGACACCGTAACGGCCTGCCCGTACAAGGGAACGACCAGCGGATACTGGTCGATCCGGATCGGCGAGCAAGTTCATCGTGACCTCGCTTGGGCGTACGACTTTCCCACCCGGCAACTCCTCCCGATCGCGGGGCTGGTCGCCTTCTACAACGAGCGCGTCGACCTCTTCGTTGACGGACAGCTCCTTGAGCGTCCCACGACCAGTTTCTTCCGCTCGAGGGACTGA